One Rhipicephalus microplus isolate Deutch F79 chromosome 4, USDA_Rmic, whole genome shotgun sequence genomic window carries:
- the LOC142814071 gene encoding uncharacterized protein LOC142814071 — protein MDEHPQLVANAIELRHGVTITDRWQELSDALNHEVPAQEWQAWWRRPVHEARRDTAAIRDAQTGTVGGWLPGFRGRVLQLTGMTHFSGVFGLTYQQQANLPTAAVEMDVEATEAAVDGSDTVTRKHLRTWCFIECRTGTLSRATRCSR, from the exons atggacgaacatccccagctcgtggcgaatgccatcgagctgcggcacggcgtcacTATCACCGACcggtggcaagagctcagcgacgcgctgaaccatgaagtgcctgcgcaggaatggcaggcttggtggcgcaggccggtgcacgaggcccgccgtgacaccgccgccatcagagacgcacaaac gggcactgtagggggttggctgcctggcttccgcggccgAGTTCTACAGTTGACTGGAATGACACACTTCAGTGGCGTTTTTGGTCTcacctatcaacag caggcgaatcttcccactgctgcagtggaaatggatgtggaggccactgaagcggctgtagatggcagtgacacagtaacacgcaagcatctgagaacttggtgctttattgagtgcaggactggaaccttgagcagggcgacaaggtgctcaaggtga
- the LOC142814693 gene encoding uncharacterized protein LOC142814693 isoform X2 → MSQPAVSNTIHEVTEAIITVAARKRVGDFLLTTAAKDEAKVEFVLRGCIPGVLACADGTLVTIRKPEGFRLADTASFMSRRGYYVLNVMIMCKAWLRIIVIDP, encoded by the exons atgtctcagccggcggtgagcaacaccatccacgaggtgacggaggcgatcattaccgtggctgctagaaaaagggtgggggacttcctactgacaacagctgctaaggatgaggcaaaggtggagtttgtgctacgtggttgcatcccaggggtgctggcgtgtgccgatggcacgttggtcaccattcgcaagccagagggattcagactggccgacacggcgagcttcatgtccagaaggggctattatgtcctgaacgtcatgatc atgtgcaaagcgtggctgcgcataattgtcatagacccatga
- the LOC142814693 gene encoding uncharacterized protein LOC142814693 isoform X1 yields MSQPAVSNTIHEVTEAIITVAARKRVGDFLLTTAAKDEAKVEFVLRGCIPGVLACADGTLVTIRKPEGFRLADTASFMSRRGYYVLNVMIIHATTLGCGNTTHCVHA; encoded by the exons atgtctcagccggcggtgagcaacaccatccacgaggtgacggaggcgatcattaccgtggctgctagaaaaagggtgggggacttcctactgacaacagctgctaaggatgaggcaaaggtggagtttgtgctacgtggttgcatcccaggggtgctggcgtgtgccgatggcacgttggtcaccattcgcaagccagagggattcagactggccgacacggcgagcttcatgtccagaaggggctattatgtcctgaacgtcatgatc attcATGCCACGACTCTtgggtgtgggaacacaacccactgcgtgcacgcctag
- the LOC142814693 gene encoding uncharacterized protein LOC142814693 isoform X3, with protein sequence MSQPAVSNTIHEVTEAIITVAARKRVGDFLLTTAAKDEAKVEFVLRGCIPGVLACADGTLVTIRKPEGFRLADTASFMSRRGYYVLNVMIETQAIPSSHGS encoded by the exons atgtctcagccggcggtgagcaacaccatccacgaggtgacggaggcgatcattaccgtggctgctagaaaaagggtgggggacttcctactgacaacagctgctaaggatgaggcaaaggtggagtttgtgctacgtggttgcatcccaggggtgctggcgtgtgccgatggcacgttggtcaccattcgcaagccagagggattcagactggccgacacggcgagcttcatgtccagaaggggctattatgtcctgaacgtcatgatc gagacgcaggctatcccctcaagccatggctcctaa